A window of Hippoglossus stenolepis isolate QCI-W04-F060 chromosome 18, HSTE1.2, whole genome shotgun sequence contains these coding sequences:
- the cdk5rap2 gene encoding CDK5 regulatory subunit-associated protein 2 isoform X4, with amino-acid sequence MKDRCRICGARLAGSQCRWIFSSSAQRKLQVILSHVLGWAVTRDGRGEFLCGKCVFQLEKVVQCDVNITQLQEDHNSQIQKLHAEKEHMSQCIVHIYNKNNPSLDKSVGETTHWKSPSRSSGVGSPDEGQHLGEIGRGPSGNCMRRCVSLDRIVSRGTVSGRSGFKSSRLGSGAGLDGSMKSFGLRGTRQRSKSMYFDLVQRKGILPRSGFSTSLQSLNREFSSDTSPDPPLKLKLAEAKVFSARHGGATGDPGGKVQARALLRRSSNQPSLISDLIQLLRCISKQPLTAPAGSHIPVLKRLSTGQPKPGAMRRHREAELKSLHDLTEEFDDEYTSVRVESEVSRLESVNKHLTEELKQTKNTNEKLTKTLEEIQTQYKALSGKLEQKDNELSLEEKNSLKRDKTIQGLTLVLREKEKEIAELCHEIEDRDDALAKAREAAHKAQLQKYQGAEEHQNLLMSKQTELSQLQGEHHVKVLEAQKLQRALDRKEQELADLQQAKDQLEVELEDLQQQKKKGDKALNDLNNQLKKLSGEIGERESALEQQYEELLDQTNRRVQAHEITIQRLTSTLADKEQQLQEYINMVRDFEQSKSPGGNDNVLSKLRQRLKEKEKALEQALDEKFAAIEEKDNEIHQLQLSLREKERDLDRLNNLLSHNEETINSFDSLIKEKDVELQHLVNTLKNLQRAKQDVEDNLNRSLREKDSIISQLQLSLEGKTKDMEEMAKSMLSQSQTNAHDLAEQMGQRLKVTEVMLAEAVKARERLVADNESAVEGLLATISSKDQLLKESAEHYNRMLSERTQDIQQLKRQLSDRQQELATADKQSSVRAQEDCLETANLRALLAEKDSLINKLLQHGQERDQFQAEPDRVLELRQTIQIMQEKLEERDAELYRRNGEDNVENVPLSKKTVVILKTELAQRTEALNKALKRENELKISLAELQSLLSELEGRSEGQTANIDSLTSTLKTKDEIINVLHQRLGQRGDSRGDHMHNQVIGSGVERSFPGLPQRERTMIGGDSQHEALPNLIALQQEHDALNKALRAEQQLYSSLVRTVKEQDSAQRLHALQLELTAVQLLRQQLEESIKTNEELKDDLEREIHRAKLGEGMDLTDPKEVESMRHQLEDAQRWNTSLQARLGAIQNRGGGVGGANDGGDTLSFIGDQTSYMSICVGEGQDDSLCQLSPQALKQKVLDLQDCVSRLQTVNNDLHSRLSLLEKSEHDASSKGGTDVVSPWNQLKKTHSDRKHHPGKDKESQTDIKLGQMVSGKQFGNESMDSGLGQSREHPQSGNNTLDTGERAQKKGDVMALKSLLTDCGATSVSHLREKLLRLTSENVALRGLLKEQKSAECKEKESTDASGNSSDGQAELRQSMETLLVEVSNEKGEKNSHEVPDGETPVTTEVVVSTAGGMERPKTKGPGQPHIESGKQDVTRHGAGLKSRLPVPVRLRVETGSSSSSSRQSSRPEHLRTDALPNPHSDDVFGSDQQLHADADFSISLQQSTSTSQNSSGPAGLDNTQADSVLFTQLELLHQECQEKEALINKLSEQLADWEELHTQLQEKEQLNHQYVEALQAAESTIAYLTACSLDNQGGFGSHTSLGGGSGSVGSDAALHSRCMELQKALQDKEELNNQLIELVNMAEKAITCSNSQEKNPEIRDLCIQIDGALQQVNASANRDSLRGVSGGTNASMQEMQRHTDSLQEALWEQNRLNAELREKLRDADAAAKQGYNSNSAGQDGKRSRQIAAEKGSEEHDGAMGSSGDTSLTQDLTKAVMNCLSATESAIASLAEHCTNPGSLTSARSSQITSDLQMNLNKLQRALQEREELGESTQIKTTKSSSNCSTAAAGTKGQLTRDLHQNLCLLCKVFTDLSHRMSELQTSLKEETGHREESEAHRAVQDGKGLPPNVQAQLESLHKALREKKKACKSLEEKLATALTETTSPQTARKALEQDDKGVQVDLQDLGYETSGKSENDREESSSTDLEVGVNPSCSASSLPSLLKHEQATFSSTENLDSTSSTPYPSSPALSSAKVSLKSLQVYDEYGVSENPLQLQGQVRELKVQLENQTKLILQMQNLLRRNSLSSDLIANASDHSAVIMDQEGTQKRERCQDSSYRLVQQREKKEGENQAMKDKTSCLNVDQERERTLNKSITEQLPQTRSRSASPARLDSLVQSQARELSQLRQQIKESRGLGALQRRQLEELSNAFKELLQASKVDFYMGEVVKEQLDKSLNLLDRLEGRLDKGESHLDNEDVAALELSRSLEELQQGSHSLLSYEDMREPPDSPARIQLELDHLRLELEGDRELLQQSISVLVQQNLSLAESTREQLDLLAKELQEKNRLIQALQSQFRSQTPSSHHSSHSDLYHSDRTSSSCHSTQGGSRSPSQRHSSDWMGAAVPPVGGAQVEGLSSHRGAASRLQGLQRENGRLQEQLRGKEELNATLRTELDLHRSIISQNSPYHQKRDQGQDKQGSGPQTEAHKVDKDTAPKTSHEQHSTMNSDLLAEHLQEIRALRQRLEESIRTNDRLREQLERRLAEVEKDPAATNIFIHGNEEQGHLANEVRFLRGQNQALKEELNQGSRDKQKENEKLRESLARRSAKLEQSRKESEALRQENNRLQERLEHISQENSELQDSLHYRQEELHRLQCEVKLQRQQLSDCQHLLQSLRVELQVYEKIETDNHKHNAESSETNQEPLPVPSSGSVDLSELLTEIRHLRLQLERSIQTNTALRQRLEEQLLRGPNRSETININYLLSSPDEGGRSPGREGCDLHHSFQSYNERTNVLDEKRRARSDVDGGSFSSSSGDSCALSRLVPGHRMWANRNGRHVLGLIEDYNALRKQISDGRKLSRSMDTQLQECLHTVRQQSSDKVMEQQHLKSLSSSTNTIQHVLEEAGRLLKLVWRVSLPAGNTAGDSGNNQQQDELLKNEIARLKSRLSQQERMLSGAVKRLRSTNQLKEGMERVIIDQLSLTHGVLKKARGNLETNYCTLSGLKGLSGGPDEGGSSHWPIGGTREPERRSAPVSRSTAGQHSESSDDTSLHCSF; translated from the exons ATGAAGGACCGATGTCGTATATGTGGTGCCCGTCTGGCAGGCAGCCAGTGTCGCTGGATCTTCAGCtcatcagcacagaggaagcTACAAGTGATCTTGTCCCATGTCCTGGGCTGGGCGGTGACTCGCGATGGTCGTGGCGAGTTCCTCTGtgggaaatgtgttttccagtTGGAGAAGGTGGTACAGTGTGACGTTAACATCACCCAGCTGCAGGAGGACCACAACAGTCAGATCCAGAAGCTGCATGCGGAGAAAGAACACATGAGCCAGTGCATCGTCCACAtctacaacaaaaacaacccaAGCTTGGACAAGAGTGTTGGGGAGACCACTCACTGGAAGTCTCCATCCAGATCCTCTGGGGTGGGCAGTCCTGATGAAGGACAGCATCTTGGTGAGATTGGACGTGGTCCCTCTGGGAATTGCATGAGAAGGTGTGTGAGTCTGGACAGAATTGTTAGTAGAGGAACAGTCTCAGGGCGCTCAGGCTTCAAGAGCAGCAGGCTTGGGTCAGGGGCAGGGCTTGATGGCTCTATGAAGAGCTTTGGTCTCAGAGGAACACGCCAACGTTCAAAGAGTATGTACTTTGACCTGGTCCAACGTAAAGGCATACTACCCAGATCTGGATTCTCCACATCCCTGCAATCCTTGAATCGAGAATTTTCCTCAGACACTTCTCCAGACCCTCCACTCAAACTGAAACTCGCAGAGGCCAAGGTGTTTTCTGCCAGGCATGGTGGTGCCACTGGTGACCCAGGAGGAAAAGTCCAGGCCAGAGCACTGCTCCGGAGGTCCTCAAATCAACCATCTTTGATCTCTGACTTGATCCAGCTTTTACGCTGCATTTCCAAGCAACCGCTCACTGCCCCTGCAGGAAGCCACATCCCTGTCCTGAAGAGACTAAGTACTGGCCAACCCAAACCTGGAGCAATGCgcagacacagagaagcagaatTGAAGTCTCTTCATGATCTTACAGAGGAATTTGATGATGAATATACCTCTGTCAGGGTGgag AGTGAGGTTAGCCGATTGGAGTCTGTCAATAAACACCTGACTGAAGAgctcaaacagacaaaaaacaccAACGAGAAGCTGACAAAAACACTGGAGGAAATCCAAACTCAGTACAAG GCCCTGTCAGGGAAGTTGGAGCAGAAGGACAATGAACTCAGCTTGGAGGAGAAAAATTCTCTGAAGCGAGACAAAACAATCCAGGGGTTGACTCTGGTCctcagagaaaaggaaaaagag ATTGCAGAGCTGTGTCATGAGATTGAGGACAGGGATGACGCTCTAGCTAAGGCTAGAGAGGCAGCACATAAAGCTCAACTACAGAAATACCAG GGAGCAGAGGAACACCAAAACCTAttaatgtcaaaacaaacagagctgtCCCAACTCCAGGGGGAACACCATGTCAAAGTGCTTGAAGCACAAAAGCTACAGCGTGCCCTGGACAGAAAGGAGCAAGAGCTGGCTGACTTGCAGCAGGCAAAGGACCAACTGGAGGTAGAACTGGAGGACCTgcaacagcagaagaagaaaggagacaaAGCCCTGAAT GATCTTAACAATCAGCTGAAGAAGCTAAGCGGTGAGAttggggagagggagagtgctCTGGAGCAGCAGTACGAGGAGCTGCTGGATCAAACCAATAGAAGAGTGCAGGCCCATGAGATCACCATCCAGCGGCTCACATCCACCCTGGCTGATaaagagcagcagctacag GAGTACATAAATATGGTCAGAGACTTTGAGCAAAGCAAAAGCCCAGGAGGAAACGACAATGTGCTTTCCAAGCTGCGGCAAAGactgaaagaaaaggagaaggcTCTGGAG CAAGCGCTGGATGAGAAGTTTGCTGCCATTGAagagaaagacaatgagattcaccagctgcagctgtctctcagggagaaggaaagagacCTGGACAGGCTAAATAACTTGCTATCTCACAACGAGGAAACAATCAAT AGTTTCGATAGTCTGATTAAAGAGAAggatgtggagctgcagcatcttGTAAACACACTCAAGAACCTTCAGAGAGCCAAGCAAGATGTAGAAGATAACCTGAACAGGTCACTGAGAGAGAAGGACTCCATCATCAGCCAGCTACAGCTCTCGCTGGAGGGCAAGACAAAGGACATGGAG GAAATGGCCAAATCCATGCTAAGCCAGTCACAAACTAATGCACATGACCTTGCTGAACAGATGGGCCAGAGGTTAAAAGTCACAGAGGTTATGTTGGCTGAGGCTGTTAAAGCCAGGGAAAGGCTGGTTGCAGACAATGAGAGTGCCGTGGAAGGTCTGTTGGCTACAATCAGCAGCAAGGACCAACTTCTCAAG GAGTCTGCTGAACACTACAACCGCATGTTGTCGGAGCGTACACAAGACATTCAGCAACTGAAGAGGCAGCTTTCTGACAGGCAGCAGGAGCTTGCCACTGCTGACAAGCAAAGCTCTGTAAGAGCCCAGGAGGATTGTTTAGAGACTGCAAACCTCCGAGCACTGCTTGCTGAAAAAGACAGCCTCATCAAC AAACTTCTGCAGCATGGTCAGGAGAGAGACCAGTTTCAGGCAGAGCCGGATCGTGTGTTGGAGCTCAGACAAACTATCCAAATCATGCAGGAGAAGTTGGAAGAGAGGGATG CTGAGCTGTATAGAAGGAACGGTGAGGATAATGTGGAAAACGTTCCACTCTCCAAGAAGACAGTCGTCATCCTGAAGACGGAGCTAGCACAGAGAACTGAGGCACTGAACAAAGCCCTGAAGAGGGAGAATGAACTGAAG ATCTCATTGGCGGAGCTACAGTCTTTACTGTCTGAGCTGGAGGGTCGCAGTGAAGGTCAGACTGCTAATATTGATTCACTGACTTCCACTCTGAAGACCAAGGATGAGATTATCAAT GTTCTTCACCAGCGCCTCGGGCAGAGGGGGGACAGTCGGGGTGATCATATGCATAATCAGGTTATTGGCTCTGGCGTGGAAAGATCATTCCCTGGACTCCCACAAAGAGAGAGAACCATGATCGGTGGAGACAGCCAGCATGAG GCTTTGCCCAACCTTATAGCCCTGCAACAGGAACATGATGCTCTGAACAAAGCCCTGAGAGCTGAACAACAGCTCTACTCCAGCCTGGTCAGGACTGTAAAAGAGCAGGACAG TGCCCAGCGTCTCCACGCTCTGCAGCTGGAACTGACTGCAGTGCAGCTCCTCAGGCAGCAGCTAGAGGAGAGCATCAAAACTAATGAGGAGCTCAAGGATGACTTGGAGAGAGAGATACACAGAGCCAAACTCGGAGAAG GCATGGACCTCACTGATCCTAAAGAAGTCGAGAGCATGAGACATCAGCTCGAAGACGCACAGCGCTGGAATACCTCTCTGCAGGCTCGCTTAGGAGCAATCCAGAACCGTGGAGGAGGGGTTGGTGGGGCCAATGATGGTG GCGACACTTTGAGTTTCATTGGCGATCAGACTTCCTACATGAGTATATGTGTGGGGGAGGGGCAGGATGACAGCTTGTGTCAACTCTCTCCACAAGCGCTAAAGCAGAAG GTGCTGGACCTGCAGGATTGTGTAAGCAGACTACAGACTGTAAACAACGACTTGCACAGCCGACTGTCGCTGCTGGAGAAGTCAGAGCATGATGCTTCCAGCAAGGGGGGAACAGACGTGGTCAGCCCCTGGAATCAG CTAAAGAAGACGCACAGTGACAGGAAGCATCACCCTGGTAAGGACAAAGAGAGCCAGACAGACATCAAACTAGGACAG ATGGTGTCTGGAAAACAATTTGGTAATGAGAGTATGGACAGTGGCCTCGGCCAGAGTAGAGAACATCCTCAGTCTGGCAACAACACTTTGGACACTGGAGAGAGAGCACAGAAGAAAGGAGATGTAATGGCACTAAAATCCCTGCTGACTGATTGTGGGGCTACATCAGTCTCACACCTTAG agagaagctgctcagACTGACATCAGAAAATGTGGCGCTGCGGGGTCTACTGAAGGAACAAAAATCTGCAGAGtgtaaagaaaaagagagcaCGGATGCCTCAGGGAACAGCAGTGATGGACAGGCTGAATTGAGGCAGAGTATGGAAACACTGCTTGTCGAGGTGTCAAATGAAAAGGGAGAGAAGAACTCCCATGAAGTGCCAGATGGAGAGACTCCTGTCACAACAGAGGTAGTTGTCAGCACTGCCGGGGGGATGGAGAGGCCAAAAACTAAAGGACCAGGCCAGCCACACATCGAGAGTGGAAAGCAGGATGTCACAAGGCATGGG GCTGGTCTCAAATCTCGCCTTCCTGTTCCCGTGAGACTCAGAGTGGAGACtggcagtagcagcagcagcagcaggcagtcTTCTAGACCTGAGCACCTGAGAACTGACGCACTTCCCAACCCTCATTCAGATGATGTGTTTGGGTCTGATCAGCAATTGCACGCAGACGCTGACTTCTCAATATCTCTCCAGCAAAGCACTTCCACTTCACAGAATAGCAGTGGTCCAGCAGGGTTGGACAACACCCAGGCTGACTCTGTGCTTTTCACTCAGCTGGAGCTCCTCCACCAGGAGTGTCAGGAGAAAGAAGCCCTGATCAACAAGCTCAGTGAGCAGCTTGCTGATTGGGAAGAGCTCCACACTCAGCTTCAGGAAAAGGAACAGCTTAATCACCAGTATGTTGAGGCCCTACAGGCTGCAGAATCAACTATTGCTTACCTGACCGCCTGCAGTCTGGACAACCAGGGAGGATTTGGGTCACACACCAGTTTGGGAGGAGGTTCTGGTTCTGTGGGTTCAGATGCTGCCCTCCACAGTCGATGCATGGAGCTGCAGAAAGCCCTACAGGACAAGGAGGAGCTTAACAACCAGCTTATTGAGCTCGTGAACATGGCAGAGAAAGccatcacctgctccaacagcCAGGAAAAGAATCCAGAAATCAGGGATCTTTGCATACAGATAGATGGTGCCCTACAGCAGGTAAATGCATCCGCAAACAGAGACAGCCTAAGAGGTGTTTCTGGAGGCACTAACGCCTCAATGCAGGAGATGCAACGACACACAGACTCTTTGCAGGAGGCACTTTGGGAGCAGAACAGGCTCAATGCAGAGCTGAGGGAAAAACTGAGGGATGCAGACGCTGCTGCAAAACAGGGCTACAACAGTAACAGTGCTGGCCAGGATGGTAAACGTTCAAGGCAGATAGCAGCAGAGAAGGGCTCAGAGGAACACGATGGGGCAATGGGAAGTTCTGGTGACACTAGTTTAACTCAGGATTTGACAAAAGCTGTAATGAACTGCCTTAGTGCAACTGAGTCTGCCATTGCCTCTCTAGCAGAACACTGTACAAATCCTGGATCCTTGACTTCTGCTAGATCATCACAGATCACCTCTGACCTGCAGATGAATTTAAACAAACTTCAGAGAGCCCTGCAAGAGAGGGAAGAACTGGGAGAATCCACCCAgataaaaacaaccaaatcCAGCAGCAACTGTTCCACCGCTGCAGCTGGTACAAAGGGACAACTTACCAGAGACCTCCATCAAaatctctgtctcctctgcaaGGTCTTCACTGATCTCTCTCACAGGATGTCTGAATTGCAGACTTCCTTAAAAGAAGAGACAGGCCATAGAGAGGAGAGCGAGGCCCACAGGGCAGTGCAGGATGGAAAGGGATTACCACCAAATGTTCAGGCCCAGCTAGAGTCTCTCCACAAGGCactgagagagaagaagaaagcatGTAAAAGCCTGGAGGAGAAACTAGCCACCGCTCTTACCGAGACAACCTCCCCTCAAACTGCACGGAAAG CTCTGGAGCAGGATGACAAAGGCGTGCAGGTGGATTTGCAAGACCTGGGTTACGAAACCAGTGGCAAGAGTGAGAACGATAGGGAAGAGAGCAGTAGCACAG ATCTAGAGGTTGGTGTGAACCCGAGTTGTAGTGCCTCCAGCCTGCCTTCCCTGCTGAAACACGAACAGgccaccttctcctccactgAAAACCTGGACTCAACCTCCAGCACACCGTATCCAAGTTCCCCAGCTCTCAGCTCAGCCAAG gtcagTCTGAAAAGCCTTCAGGTCTATGACGAGTACGGTGTTTCTGAAAATCCTCTCCAGCTTCAGGGACAAGTGAGAGAGCTGAAGGTCCAGCTGGAAAACCAGACCAAACTCATCCTCCAAATGCAAAACCTTCTGCGTAGGAACTCCCTCTCCAGTGACCTTATTGCCAACGCCTCTGACCACTCTGCAGTCATCATGGATCAAGAAGGGACACAGAAACGGGAGCGTTGCCAGGATAGTAGCTACAGACTTGTGCAgcaaagggagaaaaaggagggagagaaccAGGCGATGAAGGATAAAACCAGCTGTCTGAATGTGGAccaggaaagagagaggacacTGAACAAAAGCATAACCGAACAGCTGCCACAGACCCGCAGCCGCTCTGCATCACCTGCCCG ACTGGACTCCCTGGTGCAGTCACAAGCCAGGGAGCTGTCACAACTGAGGCAGCAGATCAAGGAGAGCCGGGGACTGGGAGCCCTGCAGCGCCgacagctggaggagctgagcaATGCCTTcaaggagctgctgcaggccaGCAAAGTCGACTTCTACATGGGGGAGGTGGTCAAAGAGCAGCTGGACAAGAGCCTGAATCTTCTGGACAGGCTGGAGGGACGGCTGGACAAAg GAGAGTCTCATCTGGATAATGAGGATGTGGCGGCTCTGGAACTGTCTCGCAG TCTTGAGGAGCTTCAGCAGGGATCACATTCACTGCTGTCCTATGAGGACATGAGAGAGCCTCCTGACAGCCCTGCTAGAATCCAGCTGGAGTTAGATCATCTGCGTTTGGAGCTAGAGGGCGAtagagagctgctgcagcagagcatcAGCGTCCTCGTACAACAAAACCTCAGCCTGGCTGAAAGCACCAGGGAGCAGCTGGACCT gtTGGcaaaagagctgcaggagaagaaccGTCTCATCCAGGCCCTGCAGAGCCAGTTCAGAAGCCAAACTCCCAGCAGCCACCACAGCTCTCACTCTGACCTGTACCACTCTGACAGGACCTCTTCCTCCTGCCATAGCACACAAGGTGGCAGTCGATCTCCAA GCCAGCGACACTCCTCTGATTGGATGGGAGCAGCTGTTCCACCTGTAGGTGGAGCTCAGGTGGAAGGTTTGTCCAGTCACAGGGGCGCTGCCAGCAGACTGCAGGGCCTGCAGAGGGAGAACGGGCGactgcaggagcagctgagaggCAAAGAGGAGCTCAACGCCACCCTGCGCACTGAACTGGACCTGCATCGATCAATTATTTCCCAAAACAGCCCGTACCATCAGAAACGGGATCAAGGCCAGGACAAGCAGGGGTCAGGGCCTCAGACAGAAGCTCATAAAGTCGACAAAGACACTGCCCCAAAGACTTCTCACGAGCAGCATAGCACGATGAATTCAG ACCTGCTGGCAGAACATCTGCAGGAGATTCGAGCTCTGCGACAACGTCTGGAGGAGAGCATCCGCACCAACGACCGTCTCAGGGAACAGCTGGAGAGGAGACTGGCCGAGGTGGAGAAAGACCCAG CAGCCACCAACATCTTCATCCATGGCAATGAGGAGCAGGGGCATCTGGCTAATGAAGTGCGATTTCTCAGGGGACAAAACCAAGCCCTGAAGGAAGAGCTCAACCAGGGGTCTCgag ACAAGCAGAAGGAGAACGAGAAGCTACGCGAGTCTCTCGCCAGACGGTCTGCCAAACTAGAGCAGAGCAGGAAGGAGTCTGAAGCACTGAGGCAGGAAAATAACCGACTTCAGGAGAGGCTGGAGCACATTAGCCAAGAAaactcagagctgcaggattcactgCACTACAGACAAGAGGAGCTGCAtag GTTGCAGTGTGAGGTGAAGCTCCAGAGGCAGCAGCTGTCTGACTGCCAGCATCTTCTCCAGTCACTGCGAGTGGAGCTGCAAGTTTATGAAAAAATCGAGACTGATAATCATAAACACAACG CAGAATCCAGTGAGACAAACCAGGAGCCACTTCCTGTCCCGTCCTCCGGCTCTGTGGACCTGAGCGAGCTGCTGACAGAGATCCGACACCTGCggctgcagctggagaggagCATCCAGACCAACACGGCTCTGAGGCAGagactggaggagcagctgctccGAGGACCCAACCGCTCGGAAACCATCAACATCAACTACCTGCTGTCTTCTCCAG ATGAAGGGGGCAGGTCACCAGGTCGTGAAGGCTGTGATCTTCATCACTCATTTCAGTCTTACAACGAACGTACCAATGTCCTGG ATGAGAAGCGTCGTGCTCGTTCAGATGTGGACGGCGGgtccttcagcagcagctctggtgaCTCTTGCGCTCTATCCCGTCTGGTGCCGGGTCACAGGATGTGGGCCAATCGCAACGGCCGCCACGTTTTAGGTCTGATTGAGGACTACAACGCTCTGCGGAAGCAGATCTCAGACGGCCGTAAGCTGTCGCGCAGCATGGACACACAACTGCAGGAGTGTCTGCACACAGTCAGGCAGCAGAGCTCTGACAAG GTGATGGAACAGCAGCATCTGAAGAGTTTGTCCAGCAGCACGAATACCATTCAGCATGTGTTGGAGGAGGCCGGTCGACTGCTCAAACTGGTGTGGAGAGTCTCTCTGCCAGCTGGGAACACTGCAGGGGACAGTGGCAACAACCAGCAG CAGGACGAGCTGTTGAAAAACGAGATAGCCAGACTGAAAAGCCGGCTGTCGCAGCAGGAGAGGATGCTGAGTGGAGCCGTGAAGCGCCTCCGCAGCACCAACCAGCTCAAAGAGGGAATGGAGAGGGTCATCATCGATCAGT TGTCTCTAACTCATGGAGTGTTGAAGAAAGCCAGGGGAAACTTAGAG ACAAATTACTGTACCCTCTCTGGCCTGAAGGGCCTGTCTGGAGGACCAGACGAAG GAGGTTCCAGTCACTGGCCAATAGGAGGCACTAGAGAGCCTGAGCGGAGGAGTGCACCGGTTTCCAGAAGCACTGCAGGCCAACACTCGGAGTCCTCAGATGATACCTCTCTGCACTGCAGCTTCTAA